The following are from one region of the Gammaproteobacteria bacterium genome:
- a CDS encoding anticodon nuclease, whose product MGKTLTEIAEQLQNTDKKVQLIYAFNGTGKTRLSRAFKALIAPKAEGEEAQASDLAAKKILYYSAFTEDLFYWDNDLGLDAEPKLKIQPNAFTKWVLEEQGQDQSITTTFQNYTSEKLTPHFSADFSTVRFSFERGNEQPEPHIKISKGEESNFIWSVFNALLEQLISELNIADAENRSTDAFNRLEYVFIDDPVSSLDENHLIELAVNLAGLIKSSQSGLKFIVTTHSPLFYNVLFNELGSKLCYLLERFDDGSFALTEKQGDSNKSFSYHLHLKHTIEQAIADNKVERFHFTLLRNLYEKTASFLGYPKWSELLPDDKQLYLARIINFTSHSTLSNEAVAAPTQAEKATVKLLLDHLKSNYGFWQQEQQNG is encoded by the coding sequence ATGGGCAAGACGCTGACCGAAATCGCCGAGCAACTGCAAAACACCGATAAAAAGGTGCAGCTGATCTACGCCTTCAACGGCACGGGCAAGACCCGTCTGTCGCGGGCGTTCAAGGCGCTGATTGCACCCAAAGCGGAGGGTGAAGAGGCGCAGGCGTCTGATTTGGCAGCCAAGAAAATCCTCTACTACAGCGCTTTCACCGAAGATCTGTTCTATTGGGACAACGACCTGGGGCTGGATGCAGAGCCCAAGTTGAAAATCCAACCCAACGCGTTCACCAAATGGGTACTCGAAGAGCAAGGTCAGGATCAGAGCATTACGACGACCTTTCAGAACTACACCAGCGAAAAGCTGACGCCGCATTTCAGCGCGGACTTTTCGACGGTTCGATTTTCATTTGAGCGCGGCAACGAACAGCCAGAACCCCATATCAAGATATCGAAAGGCGAGGAAAGCAATTTTATCTGGAGCGTTTTCAATGCCCTGCTGGAGCAGTTGATTTCCGAGCTGAACATCGCAGACGCCGAAAACCGCTCCACCGATGCTTTCAATAGGCTCGAATACGTATTCATTGACGATCCGGTGAGTTCGCTGGATGAAAACCACTTGATCGAACTGGCGGTTAACTTGGCAGGGCTGATCAAATCCAGCCAATCCGGACTGAAGTTCATCGTCACGACGCACAGCCCGCTGTTCTACAACGTGTTGTTCAATGAGCTGGGCAGCAAGCTGTGCTACCTGCTGGAGCGTTTCGATGATGGCAGTTTTGCCCTCACGGAAAAGCAGGGCGACTCCAACAAGAGCTTTTCCTATCACCTGCACCTGAAGCACACCATTGAGCAGGCGATTGCCGACAACAAGGTGGAAAGATTTCACTTCACCTTGCTGCGCAATCTTTACGAGAAAACGGCCAGTTTTCTGGGCTACCCGAAGTGGTCAGAGCTTTTGCCTGATGACAAGCAGCTCTATTTGGCCCGGATCATCAATTTCACCAGCCACAGCACGCTATCGAATGAAGCCGTTGCGGCGCCAACGCAAGCTGAGAAGGCGACTGTAAAACTGTTGCTCGATCACTTGAAGAGCAACTATGGCTTCTGGCAGCAGGAACAACAAAATGGTTGA
- a CDS encoding type I restriction endonuclease subunit R: MVDYAKTIAESKNFIVLDKYTQEWKVAESYQSEYDLEREFIQDLVNQGYEHLPDLSTPAALLANVRAQLQTLNNVQFADGEWLRFVETWLDKPSDGIVEKTRKIHDDYIHDFVFDDGRIQNIYLLDKKNIARNKVQVIKQFEQTGSHANRYDVTILVNGLPLVQVELKKRGVAIREAFNQVHRYSKESFNTEHSLFKYLQLFVISNGTDSRYFANTTARNKNSFDFTMNWAKADNSLIKDLKDFTATFFQKHTLLNVLLHYSVFDVSNTLLVMRPYQIAATERILWKVNSAYQAKNWSQLEGGGFIWHTTGSGKTLTSFKAARLATELDFIDKVFFVVDRKDLDYQTMKEYQRFSPDSVNGSDSTAGLKRNLEKDDNKIVVTTIQKLNNLMKSEADLPIYGKQVVFIFDECHRSQFGEAQKNLKKKFKKFYQFGFTGTPIFPENALGAETTASVFGRELHSYVITDAIRDEKVLKFKVDYNDVRPQFKAIETEQDEKKLSAAENKQALLHPDRIREIAQYILNNFRQKTHRLQAGNKGFNAMFAVSSVDAAKLYYESFRELQKGSEKPLKVATIFSFAANEEQDAVGDIQDESFDVSAMNSSAKEFLSAAIADYNALFKTNFSVDSNGFQNYYRDLAKQVKAKEIDLLIVVGMFLTGFDAPTLNTLFVDKNLRYHGLMQAYSRTNRIFDATKTFGNIVTFRDLEQATIDAITLFGDKNTKNVVLEKSYKEYMEGFTDATTGEARRGFVEVVKELEQRFPDPAAIEKEADKKAFAKLFGEYLRVENVLQNYDEFASLKDLQTVDMTDPAAVEAFKVKHYLSDDDLTALQTITLPAERKIQDYRSTYNDVRDWLRRDKAGAEKDKSTIDWDDVVFEVDLLKSQEINLDYILELIFEHNKKIKSKSELVDEVRRVIRASLGNRAKESLLVDFINQTDLDQIGDKASVIDAFFTFAQAEQQREAQELISAENLNAEAARRYITTSLKREFASDSGTELNAVLPKMSPLNPQYLTKKQSVFQKIAAFVEKFKGVGGVI; this comes from the coding sequence ATGGTTGATTACGCCAAGACGATTGCCGAATCCAAAAACTTCATCGTTCTGGATAAATACACCCAGGAATGGAAGGTCGCAGAAAGCTATCAGAGCGAATATGACTTGGAGCGCGAGTTCATCCAAGATCTGGTCAATCAGGGCTATGAACACCTGCCCGATTTGAGCACGCCGGCGGCCTTGCTGGCCAATGTGCGCGCGCAACTGCAAACGCTCAACAACGTGCAGTTTGCAGATGGCGAGTGGCTGCGGTTTGTCGAAACCTGGCTGGATAAACCCAGTGATGGCATCGTTGAGAAAACCCGCAAGATTCACGACGACTATATCCACGACTTTGTCTTCGACGACGGGCGCATCCAGAACATCTACCTGCTGGACAAGAAAAACATTGCTCGCAACAAGGTGCAGGTGATCAAACAGTTTGAGCAGACCGGCAGCCATGCCAACCGCTACGATGTGACGATTCTGGTCAATGGCCTGCCGCTGGTTCAAGTGGAGCTAAAAAAGCGTGGCGTGGCGATTCGTGAAGCCTTCAATCAGGTGCATCGCTACAGCAAGGAAAGCTTCAACACCGAGCATTCCTTGTTCAAGTACCTGCAGCTGTTTGTGATCTCCAACGGCACCGACAGCCGCTATTTTGCGAACACCACGGCGCGCAACAAGAACAGCTTCGACTTCACCATGAATTGGGCGAAGGCGGACAACAGCCTGATCAAAGATCTGAAGGATTTCACCGCCACCTTCTTCCAGAAACATACCCTGCTCAATGTGCTGTTGCACTACTCGGTATTTGATGTCAGCAACACGCTACTGGTGATGCGCCCGTATCAGATTGCCGCCACCGAGCGCATTCTGTGGAAGGTTAACAGCGCGTATCAGGCCAAGAACTGGAGCCAGCTTGAGGGTGGTGGCTTCATCTGGCACACCACCGGCTCGGGCAAAACCCTGACCAGTTTCAAAGCGGCGCGTTTGGCCACGGAGCTGGACTTCATCGACAAGGTGTTTTTCGTGGTGGACCGCAAGGATCTGGATTACCAGACCATGAAGGAATATCAACGCTTTTCACCGGACAGCGTGAATGGCTCAGACAGCACGGCGGGCCTGAAACGCAATCTGGAAAAGGACGACAACAAGATCGTCGTCACCACCATCCAGAAGCTCAACAATCTGATGAAGAGCGAAGCCGACTTGCCCATCTACGGTAAGCAGGTGGTGTTCATCTTCGACGAGTGCCACCGCAGCCAGTTTGGCGAAGCGCAGAAGAACCTGAAGAAGAAATTCAAGAAGTTCTATCAGTTTGGCTTTACCGGCACGCCGATTTTCCCGGAAAACGCCTTGGGCGCAGAAACCACCGCCAGCGTGTTTGGTCGCGAACTGCATTCTTATGTGATCACCGATGCGATCCGTGATGAAAAGGTGCTGAAGTTCAAGGTGGATTACAACGATGTCCGCCCGCAGTTCAAAGCCATCGAAACCGAGCAGGACGAGAAAAAACTCAGCGCGGCGGAAAACAAGCAGGCCTTATTGCACCCTGACCGTATCCGCGAGATCGCCCAATACATCCTGAACAATTTCCGGCAGAAAACCCACCGCCTGCAAGCGGGCAATAAAGGGTTCAATGCCATGTTCGCAGTCAGCAGCGTGGACGCCGCCAAGCTGTACTATGAATCGTTCCGGGAGCTGCAGAAAGGCAGCGAGAAGCCTTTGAAGGTGGCCACCATCTTCTCGTTCGCCGCCAACGAAGAGCAGGATGCGGTCGGCGACATTCAGGACGAAAGTTTTGATGTCTCGGCCATGAACAGTAGCGCCAAAGAGTTTTTGAGCGCAGCCATCGCGGACTACAACGCGCTATTCAAAACCAATTTCAGCGTGGACAGCAACGGTTTTCAGAACTATTACCGCGATTTGGCCAAGCAGGTCAAAGCCAAGGAAATCGACCTGCTGATTGTGGTCGGCATGTTCCTGACCGGCTTTGACGCCCCCACGCTGAATACCTTGTTCGTAGACAAAAACCTGCGCTACCACGGGCTGATGCAGGCCTACTCGCGCACCAACCGTATTTTCGACGCCACCAAAACCTTCGGCAATATCGTCACCTTCCGCGACCTGGAACAGGCAACCATCGACGCCATCACCCTGTTCGGCGACAAGAACACCAAGAACGTGGTGCTGGAGAAGAGCTACAAGGAATACATGGAAGGCTTCACCGATGCGACCACCGGCGAGGCGCGGCGTGGCTTTGTAGAAGTGGTGAAGGAACTGGAGCAGCGTTTTCCTGACCCCGCTGCTATTGAAAAAGAGGCGGACAAAAAAGCCTTCGCAAAACTGTTTGGCGAGTATTTGCGCGTTGAGAACGTGCTGCAAAACTACGACGAATTCGCCAGCCTGAAGGATTTGCAAACCGTCGACATGACCGACCCGGCTGCGGTTGAGGCGTTCAAGGTAAAACACTATTTAAGTGACGATGACTTGACTGCACTCCAAACCATCACGCTGCCGGCCGAGCGGAAAATTCAGGATTATCGCTCGACATACAACGATGTGCGCGACTGGCTGCGTCGTGACAAAGCGGGGGCAGAGAAGGATAAATCCACCATCGATTGGGATGACGTGGTCTTTGAGGTGGATCTGCTGAAATCACAGGAAATCAATCTGGATTACATCCTGGAGCTGATTTTTGAGCACAACAAGAAGATCAAGAGCAAATCGGAGTTGGTGGACGAAGTGCGCCGGGTCATTCGCGCCAGCCTGGGCAACCGGGCCAAAGAGAGCTTGCTGGTCGATTTCATCAATCAGACCGATCTGGATCAGATTGGTGACAAGGCCAGTGTGATTGATGCTTTCTTCACCTTTGCCCAAGCCGAACAGCAGCGTGAGGCGCAAGAGCTGATCAGCGCCGAAAATCTGAATGCCGAAGCGGCTCGGCGCTATATCACCACCTCACTCAAGCGGGAATTCGCCAGTGATAGCGGCACGGAGCTCAACGCTGTTCTGCCCAAGATGAGCCCGCTGAACCCGCAGTACCTGACCAAAAAGCAAAGCGTGTTCCAGAAAATCGCGGCTTTTGTTGAGAAGTTCAAAGGCGTGGGCGGCGTGATATGA
- a CDS encoding virulence RhuM family protein, whose amino-acid sequence MTQRKPPQPPKKSEVSIVRSSAAEYLTFIAASGQGGVEAVYAEENVWITQKMMGVLYDVNVRTVNEHLKKIFSDSELQEDSVIRKFRITASDGKSYNTQHYSLPAIIAVGYKVNSERAVQFRKWATGIIEQFTIKAYVMDDERIKAGGFVLTEQYFEEQLQRIREIRLSERKFYQKITDIYATAMDYDVTAQATKRFFATVQNKLHWAIHGQTAAEVVYCRADADQPNMGLSTRKDAPAGKIQKFDVVVAKNYLTEVEMAQLSRLVNAYLDVAEDMAQRKIPMTMQDWESRLNRFIEATDREVLQDAGKVTAEIAKAHAESEFEKYRIVQDRLFESDFDRLLNQIEPNSQPDIDGD is encoded by the coding sequence ATGACCCAGCGCAAACCACCCCAGCCGCCCAAGAAATCCGAGGTTTCCATCGTCCGCTCCTCGGCGGCGGAATACCTGACGTTCATCGCCGCCAGCGGCCAGGGCGGCGTGGAAGCGGTGTACGCCGAAGAGAACGTCTGGATCACCCAAAAAATGATGGGCGTGCTGTACGACGTGAACGTGCGCACGGTGAATGAGCACCTGAAAAAAATCTTTAGTGACAGCGAGCTGCAGGAAGATTCAGTTATCCGGAAATTCCGGATAACTGCCTCCGACGGCAAGAGCTACAACACCCAGCACTACAGCCTGCCTGCCATCATCGCGGTGGGCTACAAGGTCAATTCCGAGCGTGCGGTGCAGTTCCGCAAGTGGGCCACGGGCATCATCGAGCAGTTCACCATCAAGGCCTATGTGATGGATGATGAGCGCATCAAGGCAGGTGGTTTCGTGCTCACCGAGCAGTACTTCGAAGAGCAGCTGCAGCGCATCCGCGAAATACGCCTCTCAGAGCGCAAGTTCTACCAGAAGATCACAGACATCTACGCCACGGCGATGGACTACGACGTGACGGCGCAGGCCACCAAGCGTTTTTTCGCCACGGTGCAAAACAAGTTGCACTGGGCCATTCACGGTCAGACAGCGGCCGAGGTGGTCTACTGCCGCGCCGATGCCGATCAGCCCAACATGGGGCTGAGCACGCGGAAGGATGCCCCGGCGGGCAAGATTCAGAAATTCGATGTGGTGGTGGCCAAGAACTACCTCACCGAGGTTGAGATGGCGCAACTCTCCCGCTTGGTCAACGCCTATCTGGATGTAGCCGAGGACATGGCACAGCGCAAGATTCCCATGACCATGCAGGATTGGGAAAGCCGCCTGAACCGTTTCATCGAGGCCACCGATCGCGAGGTGTTGCAGGACGCAGGCAAGGTCACGGCAGAAATCGCCAAGGCCCACGCCGAAAGCGAGTTTGAAAAGTACCGCATTGTGCAGGACCGCCTGTTTGAAAGCGATTTTGACCGGCTGCTCAACCAGATTGAGCCCAACAGTCAACCGGACATCGATGGGGATTAA